The Streptomyces taklimakanensis nucleotide sequence CGCGGCCGCCCTGTACGCCCCCGAACCCACCCCGGCGAACGCCCTGGGGCACACCCCGTCCGGGCCGGCCGACGGGGCGGACACCGAGGCGGCGATCGGTGCGGCCTCGGCCGACGAGCTCTTCTCCTTCATCGACTCCGCGCTCGGCCGGTCCACCCCCTGACACCTGCCCGAGCCCACCCCTCACCCGCGTCGAGGAGAATCGATCACGCATGTCCCACGAGACCACCGAAGAGAAGCTCGTCGACTATCTCAAGTGGGTCACCGCCGACCTGCACAAGGCCCGGCAGCGTATCGCCGAGCTGGAGGACGGACAGCGCGAGCCGATCGCCATCGTCGGAATGGCCTGCCGCTTCCCGGGCGGCGTCGCCTCCCCGGCCGACCTGTGGCGGCTGGTCGCCGACGGGGCCGACGGCATCTCGCCGTTCCCCGGTGATCGGGGGTGGGACCTGGACCGCCTGTACGACCCCGACCCCGACCGGCCCGGCACCACTTACACCAAGGAAGCCGGATTCCTGCACGACGCCGCTCTGTTCGACGCCACCTTCTTCGGCATCTCGCCCCGGGAGGCGCAGGCCATGGACCCGCAGCAGCGGCTGCTGCTGGAGACGGCCTGGGAGGCACTGGAGGACGCGGGCCTCGACCCGGCGACGCTGCGGGGCAGCACGACCGGCGTCTTCGCGGGCGTGATCGAGCAGAGCTACCTCGGTCTGGACGGCCCGCGAGACCTGGAGGGCCATCTGCTCACCGGGCGGCTGTCCAGCGTGGCGTCGGGGCGGGTGGCCTACACGTTCGGGTTCGAGGGGCCGGCCGTGTCGGTGGACACCGCCTGCTCGTCGTCGCTGGTCGCCCTGCACCTGGCGGCACGCTCCCTGCGCGCGGGCGAGTGCGCTCTCGCGCTGGCGGGCGGCGCCACGGTGACGGCCACCCCGAGCGGGTTCGTCGACTTCGCCCGGTTGCGGGGGTTGGCTCCGGACGGGCGGATCAAGTCGTTCGCGGAGGCGGCCGACGGCACGTCGTGGTCGGAGGGCGTCGGTGTCCTGGTTCTGGAGCGTCTCTCCGACGCTCGGCGCAACAACCATCCGGTGCTGGCCGTTCTGCGCGGTTCGGCCGTCAACCAGGACGGGGCGAGCAACGGTCTGACGGCGCCCAGCGGTCCGGCGCAGGAGAGGGTCATCCGGCAGGCGCTGTCCGACGCGGGGCTGGAGCCGGCCGAGGTGGACGCGGTCGAGGCCCACGGCACCGGCACGCGGCTGGGCGACCCGATCGAAGCGCAGGCCCTGCTGAACACCTACGGTCGCTCGCGGCCCGCCGGCCGGCCCCTGCACCTCGGGTCGCTCAAGTCCAACATCGGCCACACGGTCGCCGCCGCGGGCGTGGGCGGTGTGATCAAGATGGTGGAGGCGATGCGGCACGGTGTCCTGCCCCGCACCCTGCACGTCGACCGGCCCACTCCGATGGTCGACTGGAGCTCCGGCGCCGTACGGTTGCTGACCGAACCGCGCGACTGGCCCGACACGGGGCACCCCCGGCGCGCCGCCGTGTCCGCGTTCGGGGTGAGCGGCACGAACGCGCATGTGATCCTGGAGGAGGCGCCCGCCGCCGATCCGCCCGCCGCCGATCCGCCCGCCGTCCGCCCGCTGTCGGCCGTGCCCTGGCTGCTGTCCGCCGCGTCCGAAACCGCGCTGCGCGCCCAGGCCCGGCGCCTGCTCGACCACCTGACCACCCGCCCGGACCCCGTCCCGCACGCCGGCGCCGACCGCGTCACCGATCCGGCCCGCGCCCTGGACATCGCCCACTCCCTCGCCACCACCCGCACCGCCCACGACCACCGGGCCGCGATCGTCGGCTCCTCGCACGCGGACCTCGTCGCCGGGCTGACCGCGCTGGCCGCCGGCGAGCGGGACCCGCACATCTTGCGGGACACCCGCCGGCACGGCGCGGTCGCCTGCGTGTTCACGGGGCAGGGAGCGCAGCGCGTCGGCATGGGACAGGAGCTGCACGATTCCTTTCCCGTGTTCGCAGCGGCCTTCGACGAGGTGGCCGCCGCCCTGGACCCACACTTCGACGAACCGGTTGCCTCGGTGATCCGCACCGGCCACGGCCTGTCGGACACGGTCCGTGCCCAACCGGCCCTCTTCGCGGTCGAGGTGGCCCTGTACCGGCTGCTGGAGTCCTTCGGTTTACGGCCCGCGCTGCTCGCCGGACACTCCGTCGGCGAGCTGGCCGCCGCCCACGTCGCCGGCGTCCTCGACCTCACGGACGTGGCGACGCTGGTGGCGGCCCGGGCCCGGCTGATGCAGTCCGCGCCGCGTGGTGGCGTCATGGTCGCGGTACAGGCCGACGAGGCGGAGGTCGCCGAGCTCCTCGCCGGACGTGTGGATCTGGCGCTCGCCGCGGTCAACGCGCCGTCGGCCGTCGTGATCGCCGGGGACGCGGACGCCGCAGCCGAGGTACGGGCCGTACTGGAGGCACGCGGCCGGCGCACCCGCGCCCTGGACGTCAGCCACGCCTTCCACTCCCCGCACATGGACGGCGTCCTCGACGAGTTCCGCGGGGTCGCCGCCGGGCTGACGTACCACGCACCCCGCGTCCCCGTGGTCTCCACCCTCACCGGCGAGCCCGCCCGCGTCGACGACCTGCGCAGCGCCGACTACTGGACGGCGCAACTGCGCGGCACCGTACGGTACGCCGACGCGGTGCGCGCGCTGCGGGCGCAGGGCACCGCCACCGTCGTCGAGATCGGCCCGGACGCGGTGCTCGCCCCGCTGGCCGCGCAGACCGACGACGACCTGACCGCGGTGCCCCTGCTCCGTGCCGGACACGCCGAGGCGGACACCCTGACGGCGGGTCTGGCCCGGCTGCACAACCGGGGCGTGGCGGTGGACTGGGAGACGTTCTTCGCCGGCACCGGCGCGCGGCGCGTGCCCCTGCCGACGTACGCCTTCCAGCGCGAGCGCTACTGGGTGGCTCCGCAGGACCAGGTCGGTCAGGACGCGGCCGATCTGGGACTGCGTCCCGGCGGGCATCCGTTGCTCGGTGCCGCCCTGCACCCGGCCGGCAGCGACGAGGTGCTCTTCGCCGGTCGGCTCTCCCCGCACGTCCGGCCGCTGCCCGCGCGGCACACCGTGGCCGGCCGGACGGTGCTGCCGTCGTCGGTGCTTCTGGAGCTGGCGGTCCGCGCCGGGGACGAGGTGGGCTGCACCGTCCTGCACGAGTTGGAGACGGAGGCGCCGGTGGTGCTCCCGGACGGCGCGGGCCTGCAGCTCCAGGTCCGGGTCGGCCCCGCAGGCCCCGACGGCCGCGAGGTGACCGTGCACGCCCGGCCCGACGGCACCGACGTGCCCTGGACCCGCTGCGCCCGGGGCCGCCTGGGCAGCGAGTCCTGGGCGCCGCCCACCGCTCCCGGTTCGCACAGCCCCGTCGGCACGCACACCGCTCCCGCAGCGGACAACGGCCTCACCCAGAGCGTCCCGTGGCCCCCCACCGGTGCCCGGCCCCTGCCCGCCGTCCTCCTGCCCGCGCTGCCGGGGGCGGACGGCGGCCGGCCGGCCGCGACCGTGTGGCGGCGTGGGGACGATGTCTTCGCCGAGCTGGAGCTGCCCACCTCGGCGGCGGCCGAGGCCGGGCGGTACGTGCTGC carries:
- a CDS encoding type I polyketide synthase, yielding MSHETTEEKLVDYLKWVTADLHKARQRIAELEDGQREPIAIVGMACRFPGGVASPADLWRLVADGADGISPFPGDRGWDLDRLYDPDPDRPGTTYTKEAGFLHDAALFDATFFGISPREAQAMDPQQRLLLETAWEALEDAGLDPATLRGSTTGVFAGVIEQSYLGLDGPRDLEGHLLTGRLSSVASGRVAYTFGFEGPAVSVDTACSSSLVALHLAARSLRAGECALALAGGATVTATPSGFVDFARLRGLAPDGRIKSFAEAADGTSWSEGVGVLVLERLSDARRNNHPVLAVLRGSAVNQDGASNGLTAPSGPAQERVIRQALSDAGLEPAEVDAVEAHGTGTRLGDPIEAQALLNTYGRSRPAGRPLHLGSLKSNIGHTVAAAGVGGVIKMVEAMRHGVLPRTLHVDRPTPMVDWSSGAVRLLTEPRDWPDTGHPRRAAVSAFGVSGTNAHVILEEAPAADPPAADPPAVRPLSAVPWLLSAASETALRAQARRLLDHLTTRPDPVPHAGADRVTDPARALDIAHSLATTRTAHDHRAAIVGSSHADLVAGLTALAAGERDPHILRDTRRHGAVACVFTGQGAQRVGMGQELHDSFPVFAAAFDEVAAALDPHFDEPVASVIRTGHGLSDTVRAQPALFAVEVALYRLLESFGLRPALLAGHSVGELAAAHVAGVLDLTDVATLVAARARLMQSAPRGGVMVAVQADEAEVAELLAGRVDLALAAVNAPSAVVIAGDADAAAEVRAVLEARGRRTRALDVSHAFHSPHMDGVLDEFRGVAAGLTYHAPRVPVVSTLTGEPARVDDLRSADYWTAQLRGTVRYADAVRALRAQGTATVVEIGPDAVLAPLAAQTDDDLTAVPLLRAGHAEADTLTAGLARLHNRGVAVDWETFFAGTGARRVPLPTYAFQRERYWVAPQDQVGQDAADLGLRPGGHPLLGAALHPAGSDEVLFAGRLSPHVRPLPARHTVAGRTVLPSSVLLELAVRAGDEVGCTVLHELETEAPVVLPDGAGLQLQVRVGPAGPDGREVTVHARPDGTDVPWTRCARGRLGSESWAPPTAPGSHSPVGTHTAPAADNGLTQSVPWPPTGARPLPAVLLPALPGADGGRPAATVWRRGDDVFAELELPTSAAAEAGRYVLHPALLDAVVHAGCAAARGAEETAPRAVTRWQGVRFLAHGATAVRVRLTLDGDRVTALALADRAGLPVGEVGSLTTRTPAPEEVAQAADRPADSLFDIGWTPLTAASSAGPARWALLGETTPAGVEAPRFADAERAADATGAVPWDALVLWHLPSRAADMTDVHRTTGEVLEAVQRYLAEERLAEVPLVVVTRNAFRVRPEDACDPGAAAVWGLLRSAQSEAPGRILLVDTGDGTDAPGDLLRTVWACGEPQAAVRAGQVYVPRLRPVPVPPAGAPPRFGTGTVLVTGGTGALGALFARHLVRRHGVQELLLVSRRGEQAPGAGELAAELKELGAQVTIAACDVADRDDMAELLAGIPREHPLTGVVHLAGVRDDGLVGDQTRQRLVNVLRPKADAAWHLHELTADADLAAFVLFSSVAGVVGGPGQSTYAAANSFLDGLADLRAAQGRPATSVAWGLWEQEGGMSGGLSETDLRRIARSGFRPVTETTGPAVLDAALGAGRPILVASPLDLAAVREQAASARAQAMRDQADVPPLFRELVRATFRRPARDTPAAEPLAARLADLAPEEQLRLVTEAVKAEVAAVLGHPGTEGVAAERPFQQLGFDSLTAVELRNRIGALAGVRLPATLVFDHPTPAALAAYLRAALTAHGTAARQERHTPDFAAEAVLAEDVRPAAETVRCVTDPEQVLLTGATGFLGAFLLRELMRTTRATVHCLVRAVDEDTARERLRQNLERYGVWDEVAPERLAVVVGDLAQPRLGLSEDIFDELAATVDVVYHNGAQVHWLHPYETLRAANVRGTEEVLRLAAHRRSVPVHHVSTVGVFADAAPDGRPLRVTDPTGPAERLPSGYLQSKWVAEQLIAQAVARGLPVSVYRVDVVSGDQVNGACQTSDFVWLSLKGLLQAGTVPADIGGRFHLLPVDYVSAAILRMSLRPQSAGGTFHLFNPSSVSLRECVRRLRALGYTLEETDRESWRARIEADRGNAILPLLHAFEMMTGDTDRFYPPMDTTETDAALAGSGIVCPAVDEELFATYVRYFVDTGHFPAP